A section of the Candidatus Desulfarcum epimagneticum genome encodes:
- the smc gene encoding Chromosome partition protein Smc, with the protein MKLKKLEITGFKSFVERSAIRFPEGVSAVVGPNGCGKSNILDALVWVMGEQRPKNLRGKSMSDVIFSGSRQKAPLNMAEVSLTLLNDNGSGPSTFSEFPEIMITRRLYRDGAGAYFINRRPCRLKDIHNVFLGSGLSSRSYAVIQQGNIGEITEAGPERRREFIEEIAGVRLYKQRRREALAKVRETRRNISRVNDILAEIKSAMDALNRQAGKARRYQKQRDRLRRLDILISIHDHGRLLEKFRKNRAALKALTDRGVACDAELASAQAALEEIRLLETEKSAGISDLKAGRFETQRAIDQTEYDLKRFRTDSERIKKRVADMEKDRAQMGEKAREMESDISRLQKERRRAREGQKEIVAELDAEKALLEDCRRRMSFLDHDLERRKSEMMELAAKEARIKNICRNAEKNREEIRRRIEKTATEKKQAERDIHLLGERAAEADAALESAKRREKEAAGEADRLKKRRESMERDLSGREEKLRGLEGARQKTGSRYLALKKMNDDFQWCKDGVKAIMKAGGPRAPGDGPGRDPQAPEVIALMADVIEPEPSFEAACEAALGELLQYVIVKDARSGALAMDYLKAGQAGRSGFIPLSSLRAPDGPGAGGEGREARLLDHVSARPGFEKLAEAFLGHVAVAEDIHDAAEIHRARGCGVAAKTGDWIGPSGIMTGGGAESASGVLERKNHLKKMAAAIERMDEGLKERRRALEESRDRVKEIRNAARDMAGTRERLERQKLETEKESYRLSEDFRHARRHCEVIALEHERLLGEEKEIRDEADQNAGEARRISARLKEAGASADEMSGEAGLLDSEISEYEGRVMELKLERAALKSGFENAEKTLARLEAFKSEEEKRMARVVVEIRTRKERRVELGQKREAAEKELAREYRRMAGMDQDLEERRAGLLELRESQSRREKLISDLRLKRENQLREAGEMELEDSRLKGSMEAIEERILDSYGASLEELGRSGDFGGGLERDVEKTRLELASLKKRMARAEDVNLGAIKEYERHRERHEFMSGQRDDLMSALENLNRVISKINAATKKRFMETFDLVNEKLGVVFPRLFEGGSAALSLTDPDDPLETGVEFMAQPPGKKLARMSLLSGGEKALAGIAFVFSIYLIKPASFCLMDEIDAPLDEANTFRFNELLKIIGEKSQIVMITHNKKSMEFAESLFGVTMEKKGVSKIVSVRL; encoded by the coding sequence ATGAAATTAAAGAAGCTTGAGATCACCGGTTTTAAATCCTTTGTCGAGCGCTCGGCCATTCGGTTTCCCGAAGGCGTTTCGGCGGTGGTGGGCCCCAACGGCTGCGGCAAAAGCAACATACTCGACGCCCTGGTCTGGGTGATGGGGGAGCAGAGACCGAAGAATCTGCGCGGAAAATCCATGAGCGATGTGATTTTTTCCGGATCCAGACAAAAGGCCCCCCTCAACATGGCCGAGGTGTCTTTGACCCTTTTAAACGACAACGGGAGCGGCCCGTCCACGTTCAGCGAGTTTCCCGAAATCATGATCACCCGGCGCCTTTACCGGGACGGGGCGGGCGCTTATTTTATCAACCGCCGCCCCTGCCGTTTAAAGGACATCCACAATGTGTTTTTGGGAAGCGGTCTCAGCTCCCGGTCATACGCCGTCATCCAGCAGGGGAACATCGGGGAGATCACCGAGGCCGGGCCGGAAAGACGGCGGGAGTTCATCGAGGAGATCGCCGGGGTCCGCCTGTACAAACAGCGCCGCCGGGAGGCTTTGGCCAAGGTGAGGGAAACCCGCCGCAACATTTCGAGAGTCAACGATATTCTGGCGGAAATCAAAAGCGCCATGGACGCGTTGAACCGCCAGGCGGGAAAGGCCCGGCGCTATCAAAAACAGCGGGACCGGCTTCGGCGCCTGGACATCCTCATATCCATCCACGACCATGGACGGCTTTTGGAAAAATTCCGAAAAAACCGGGCCGCGCTTAAGGCCTTGACCGACCGGGGCGTGGCCTGTGACGCCGAGCTGGCTTCGGCCCAGGCGGCCCTGGAGGAGATCCGGCTTCTGGAGACGGAAAAAAGCGCCGGGATTTCGGATTTGAAGGCCGGCCGCTTTGAAACCCAGCGGGCCATTGATCAGACGGAGTATGACCTCAAACGTTTCCGGACAGATTCGGAAAGAATCAAAAAGCGCGTCGCCGATATGGAAAAGGACCGGGCCCAGATGGGGGAAAAGGCCCGGGAGATGGAATCGGACATTTCCCGGCTTCAAAAGGAGCGGCGCCGGGCCCGTGAGGGGCAAAAAGAGATCGTGGCCGAGCTGGACGCCGAAAAGGCGCTTCTGGAGGATTGCAGGCGGCGGATGTCTTTTCTGGACCATGACCTGGAGCGGCGAAAGTCCGAGATGATGGAGCTGGCGGCCAAAGAGGCCCGGATTAAAAATATCTGCCGGAACGCTGAAAAAAACAGGGAAGAGATTCGGCGCAGGATTGAAAAAACGGCCACAGAAAAAAAACAGGCGGAGCGAGACATCCACCTCCTTGGGGAAAGGGCCGCCGAAGCGGACGCGGCCCTGGAGTCCGCGAAACGTCGGGAAAAGGAGGCCGCCGGGGAGGCCGACCGGCTCAAAAAGCGCCGGGAGTCCATGGAGCGGGACCTTTCGGGCCGGGAGGAAAAGCTCCGGGGCCTGGAAGGCGCCCGGCAAAAGACAGGCTCCCGGTATCTGGCCCTTAAAAAAATGAACGACGATTTCCAGTGGTGCAAAGACGGGGTGAAGGCCATTATGAAGGCCGGCGGCCCCCGCGCCCCGGGGGACGGCCCCGGCCGGGACCCCCAGGCGCCTGAGGTCATCGCTCTCATGGCCGATGTCATCGAGCCCGAGCCGTCCTTTGAAGCCGCCTGCGAGGCGGCCCTGGGGGAGCTTTTGCAGTATGTCATCGTCAAAGACGCGCGATCCGGGGCGCTGGCCATGGACTACCTGAAGGCCGGCCAGGCGGGCAGAAGCGGCTTTATCCCCCTTTCCTCCCTTCGCGCCCCGGACGGCCCCGGGGCCGGGGGGGAGGGCCGGGAAGCGCGGCTTCTGGACCATGTGTCGGCCCGGCCCGGTTTTGAGAAACTCGCCGAGGCTTTTCTGGGTCATGTGGCGGTGGCCGAAGACATCCATGACGCGGCGGAGATCCATCGCGCCCGGGGCTGCGGCGTGGCGGCGAAAACCGGCGACTGGATCGGCCCGTCGGGAATCATGACCGGCGGCGGGGCCGAGAGCGCCTCGGGTGTGCTGGAAAGGAAAAACCATCTCAAAAAGATGGCGGCGGCCATTGAAAGGATGGATGAGGGTTTGAAGGAGCGCCGCCGGGCGCTGGAAGAGTCCCGGGACCGGGTGAAAGAGATCCGGAACGCGGCCCGGGACATGGCCGGGACAAGGGAACGGCTGGAAAGACAAAAACTGGAGACGGAAAAAGAATCCTACCGGCTTTCCGAGGATTTCAGGCACGCGCGGCGCCATTGCGAGGTCATCGCCCTGGAGCATGAGCGCCTTTTGGGAGAGGAAAAGGAGATTCGGGATGAGGCGGATCAAAACGCCGGGGAGGCCCGGCGGATTTCAGCCCGGCTCAAAGAGGCCGGGGCATCGGCGGATGAAATGTCCGGGGAAGCCGGGCTCCTGGACTCGGAGATCAGTGAGTATGAGGGCCGGGTCATGGAATTGAAGCTGGAGCGCGCCGCTTTGAAATCCGGATTTGAAAACGCCGAAAAGACCCTGGCCCGTCTGGAGGCGTTTAAAAGCGAAGAGGAAAAAAGGATGGCCCGGGTCGTTGTGGAGATCCGGACCCGGAAGGAGCGGCGTGTCGAGCTGGGGCAAAAACGCGAGGCCGCTGAAAAAGAGCTGGCCCGTGAATACCGCCGCATGGCCGGCATGGATCAGGACCTGGAGGAGCGCCGGGCAGGGCTTCTGGAGCTGCGGGAGAGTCAAAGCCGGCGGGAAAAACTTATATCGGATTTGAGACTCAAACGGGAAAATCAGCTCCGGGAGGCCGGTGAGATGGAGCTTGAGGATTCCCGGCTCAAAGGGAGCATGGAAGCCATTGAGGAAAGAATTCTTGACTCTTACGGCGCCTCCCTGGAGGAGCTGGGCCGGTCCGGGGATTTCGGCGGGGGGCTGGAGCGGGATGTGGAAAAGACGCGGCTTGAGCTGGCGTCTTTAAAAAAAAGAATGGCCCGCGCCGAGGATGTCAACCTGGGCGCCATCAAAGAGTATGAGCGCCACAGGGAGCGGCATGAATTCATGTCCGGGCAGCGCGACGATTTGATGAGCGCCCTTGAAAATTTAAACCGGGTCATCTCAAAGATCAACGCCGCCACCAAAAAACGGTTTATGGAAACCTTCGACCTTGTGAACGAAAAACTGGGCGTGGTGTTTCCCCGCCTGTTCGAGGGCGGCTCCGCGGCCCTTTCCCTCACGGACCCCGATGACCCCCTGGAGACCGGGGTGGAGTTCATGGCGCAGCCCCCGGGAAAGAAGCTCGCGCGGATGAGCCTTTTGTCCGGGGGGGAAAAGGCGCTGGCGGGAATCGCCTTTGTTTTTTCCATTTATCTGATCAAACCGGCCTCTTTCTGCCTGATGGATGAGATAGACGCGCCCCTGGACGAGGCCAACACCTTTCGTTTCAATGAGCTGCTTAAGATCATCGGGGAGAAATCCCAGATTGTCATGATCACCCACAATAAAAAAAGCATGGAATTCGCCGAATCCCTGTTCGGCGTCACCATGGAGAAGAAAGGGGTCTCAAAGATTGTGTCGGTGAGGCTGTGA
- a CDS encoding conserved hypothetical protein (Evidence 4 : Unknown function but conserved in other organisms): MSAPASRFDEDIFFEPVGDGLFRGRVSENWSINQTPDGGYIMAILANAILGLSEKKTLSILTANFISRCGPGEAEVAVEKIGATRSFERWMASLSMGGKRKVQALATLSDLDSGERRYESSPPDMPPPGECVAIREIPDFTLFQNVDMRLDPDCAGWMWGKLSDQCEQRGWIRFIDNRPLDPLSLLLMADSFPPPVMAKYGMVAWVPTLELSVNIRNIPKTRWLKCVFRSRFNDSGLVDEDGELWDEEGRLAAISRQISQFRKKQRDSR; the protein is encoded by the coding sequence ATGAGCGCGCCCGCTTCCCGATTTGACGAGGACATCTTTTTTGAGCCTGTCGGCGACGGCCTTTTCAGAGGCCGGGTGTCTGAAAACTGGTCCATCAACCAAACCCCGGACGGCGGCTATATCATGGCCATTCTGGCCAACGCCATCCTGGGCCTGAGCGAAAAAAAGACCCTTTCCATCCTCACCGCCAATTTCATTTCCCGCTGCGGTCCGGGAGAGGCCGAGGTGGCTGTTGAAAAAATCGGCGCCACCCGAAGCTTTGAAAGATGGATGGCCTCCCTTTCCATGGGGGGAAAAAGGAAAGTCCAGGCGCTGGCCACCCTTTCGGATCTGGACTCGGGCGAGCGGCGATACGAGTCGTCTCCGCCGGACATGCCTCCCCCGGGGGAATGCGTGGCCATCCGGGAAATACCGGACTTCACGCTTTTTCAAAACGTGGACATGAGGCTGGACCCGGACTGCGCCGGATGGATGTGGGGAAAGCTTTCGGACCAGTGCGAGCAAAGGGGCTGGATCCGCTTTATAGACAACCGGCCCTTAGACCCCCTGTCGCTTCTGCTAATGGCGGACTCTTTTCCCCCTCCGGTCATGGCGAAATACGGCATGGTGGCCTGGGTCCCCACCCTGGAGCTGTCGGTGAACATTCGAAACATCCCGAAAACCCGTTGGCTCAAATGCGTGTTCCGCTCCCGTTTCAACGACAGCGGCCTGGTGGACGAAGACGGGGAGCTGTGGGACGAAGAGGGGCGTCTGGCGGCCATTTCCCGTCAAATTTCCCAGTTCAGGAAAAAACAGCGAGACTCTCGATGA
- the prmA gene encoding Ribosomal protein L11 methyltransferase: protein MKWKEIAIQFAPGPKGADPETAADLIALALRDFGSRGVIVQDPGDAKDHPDAAVIGHVPSGPEEPPDLKTLESRLAVLKKDLGFQARMSVRDIQDRDWAHSWKAHFQTPVSCGPFRVKPAWVEPGPADPARIIEIDPGMAFGTGTHPTTCLCMELIGAHVKKNSRFLDVGTGSGILMIAAAKMGAAHAAGTDTDPDALEIARKNLLLNGVPPHRFSLVRSHLASGLKGRFDVASANILFRPVLELIGATGRFLKKQKPGIFVCSGFEEADTDKVLEKMTRQGFEIIETRTRESWAAVCGKRA from the coding sequence ATGAAGTGGAAAGAAATCGCCATTCAATTCGCCCCGGGCCCCAAAGGCGCCGATCCGGAAACGGCCGCGGACCTCATCGCCCTGGCGCTGCGCGACTTCGGCTCAAGGGGGGTCATTGTTCAGGACCCCGGGGATGCCAAAGACCACCCGGACGCCGCCGTTATCGGCCATGTCCCGTCCGGCCCCGAAGAACCGCCGGATTTAAAAACCCTGGAGTCCCGGCTCGCCGTTTTGAAAAAAGACCTGGGATTTCAGGCGCGGATGTCCGTCCGGGACATTCAGGACCGGGACTGGGCCCATTCATGGAAGGCGCATTTTCAAACCCCGGTTTCCTGCGGCCCTTTCCGGGTCAAACCCGCCTGGGTGGAGCCCGGCCCCGCCGACCCCGCGCGGATCATCGAAATCGATCCGGGCATGGCCTTTGGAACCGGGACCCATCCCACCACCTGTCTGTGCATGGAGCTGATCGGCGCCCATGTCAAAAAAAACAGCCGTTTCCTGGATGTGGGGACCGGCTCCGGAATCCTCATGATCGCGGCGGCAAAAATGGGCGCGGCCCACGCCGCGGGGACGGACACAGACCCCGACGCGCTTGAAATCGCGCGAAAAAACCTTCTCTTAAACGGCGTGCCCCCCCATCGCTTTTCCCTGGTCCGGAGCCATCTCGCCTCCGGGCTCAAGGGACGTTTTGATGTGGCGTCGGCCAATATTCTTTTCCGTCCGGTCCTGGAGCTGATCGGGGCCACCGGCCGTTTTCTCAAAAAACAAAAACCCGGAATTTTCGTCTGCTCAGGATTTGAGGAGGCGGACACGGACAAGGTTTTGGAAAAAATGACCCGCCAGGGCTTTGAGATCATCGAAACCCGGACCCGGGAATCCTGGGCCGCCGTGTGCGGAAAACGGGCTTAA
- the htpG gene encoding Chaperone protein HtpG: MFLKKPDTALSLIRSLTIYHIKRFKEERMTAKKETREFKTEVKQILDLIINSLYSNPEIFLRELISNASDAIDKLRFKSQMEPELLGDDAEFKITLIPDKAAGTLEVSDNGIGMTYDEVAENIGTIAKSGGGDFLEAVKQLGRKDLISPELIGQFGVGFYSAFIVAEKVSVITRAAGSETGVKWESAGDGAYTIEEVPKDSRGTRVILKLKKPEKDEPDFTDEWAIKNIVKTHSDFVSYPIAMDVEKTEPIPDEEQIKDKDGKPMGDTSRKVIREETLNSMKAIWTKDKKEVTEEEHKEFYTHLSHDWNKPLTWLHMKFEGTTEYTALVYVPSKAPFDLFSRDAAHGINLYCKRVFVMENCQDLLPMHFRFVKGVVDAPDLNLNVSREILQQDKIVRNIRINLEKKLMELLAGMEPEMYDAFYDEFGQVLKEGVWLDPSNREKHADLLRYTTTKSDGKRISLKDYVANMKDDQKDIYYITGENLATLENSPHLEALKEKDFEIILMADPVDEWVAQSLTEYDGKPLKSAEKGSLDISGEEPADKKESDPHSALFGFIKSHIEEDVKEVKASTHLKDSVSCLSGDDHEMSAYMEKILKSSGQAVPDQKKILELNTRHPVVGKIKEIFENDRDNPVLEDYSKILLDLAVIGQGGKIKNPSLFSKRVGELMADALKE; this comes from the coding sequence GTGTTTTTAAAAAAACCAGACACGGCGCTTTCACTGATCCGTTCGTTGACCATCTATCATATAAAACGCTTTAAGGAGGAGCGCATGACCGCTAAAAAAGAAACCAGGGAATTTAAAACCGAGGTCAAGCAAATTCTGGATCTCATCATCAACTCCCTTTACTCCAACCCGGAAATTTTTTTAAGAGAGCTGATTTCAAACGCTTCCGACGCCATCGACAAGCTTCGCTTCAAATCCCAGATGGAGCCGGAGCTTTTAGGCGACGACGCGGAGTTTAAGATCACCCTCATCCCGGACAAGGCCGCCGGGACCCTTGAGGTGTCCGACAACGGAATCGGCATGACCTATGACGAGGTCGCCGAGAACATCGGCACCATCGCCAAGAGCGGGGGCGGCGACTTTCTTGAGGCCGTCAAACAGCTGGGCCGAAAAGACTTAATCTCCCCGGAGCTTATCGGCCAGTTCGGAGTGGGCTTTTACAGCGCCTTTATCGTGGCGGAAAAAGTCTCGGTCATCACCCGCGCGGCCGGGTCCGAAACCGGCGTTAAGTGGGAATCGGCCGGCGACGGCGCCTACACCATCGAGGAGGTCCCCAAAGACTCCCGGGGAACCCGGGTGATCCTGAAGCTCAAAAAACCGGAAAAGGACGAGCCGGATTTCACCGATGAATGGGCCATCAAAAATATCGTCAAGACCCATTCGGATTTTGTGTCCTACCCCATTGCCATGGATGTGGAAAAAACCGAGCCCATTCCCGACGAGGAGCAGATCAAAGACAAGGACGGAAAGCCCATGGGCGACACCTCCCGGAAGGTCATCCGGGAAGAGACCTTAAACTCCATGAAGGCCATCTGGACCAAGGACAAAAAAGAGGTGACCGAAGAGGAGCACAAGGAGTTCTACACCCACTTAAGCCACGACTGGAACAAGCCTTTGACATGGCTCCACATGAAATTCGAGGGAACCACCGAGTACACGGCCCTGGTCTATGTCCCGTCCAAGGCCCCCTTTGATCTTTTCAGCCGGGACGCCGCCCACGGGATCAACCTGTACTGCAAGCGGGTTTTCGTGATGGAAAACTGCCAGGACCTTCTGCCCATGCATTTCCGTTTTGTCAAAGGCGTGGTGGACGCGCCGGATCTCAACTTAAACGTCAGCCGGGAAATTTTGCAGCAGGACAAAATCGTCAGAAACATCCGGATCAATCTTGAAAAAAAGCTCATGGAGCTTCTTGCCGGAATGGAGCCCGAGATGTACGACGCCTTCTACGACGAGTTCGGCCAGGTCCTGAAGGAAGGGGTGTGGCTGGATCCGTCCAACCGGGAAAAACACGCCGATCTTTTGCGGTACACGACCACGAAATCCGACGGAAAACGAATTTCCCTCAAAGATTACGTCGCGAACATGAAAGACGACCAGAAGGACATCTATTACATCACCGGGGAAAATCTCGCGACCCTGGAAAACAGCCCCCACTTAGAGGCGCTGAAGGAAAAGGATTTTGAAATTATTTTAATGGCCGATCCCGTGGACGAATGGGTGGCCCAGTCGCTTACCGAATACGACGGAAAGCCGCTGAAAAGCGCCGAAAAGGGCAGCCTGGACATCAGCGGCGAAGAGCCGGCGGACAAAAAGGAAAGCGACCCGCATTCGGCCCTTTTCGGATTCATCAAATCCCACATCGAAGAGGACGTGAAAGAGGTCAAGGCCTCCACCCATTTGAAGGACTCGGTCTCCTGCCTGTCCGGAGACGACCATGAGATGAGCGCCTACATGGAAAAAATCCTCAAATCTTCGGGCCAGGCCGTTCCCGACCAGAAAAAAATCCTGGAGCTGAACACCCGGCACCCGGTGGTGGGCAAAATCAAGGAAATCTTTGAAAACGACCGGGACAACCCGGTCCTGGAAGACTACAGCAAAATACTTCTGGATCTGGCCGTCATCGGCCAGGGCGGGAAAATCAAAAACCCGTCCCTGTTTTCCAAAAGAGTGGGAGAGCTGATGGCCGACGCCCTGAAGGAATAG
- a CDS encoding hypothetical protein (Evidence 5 : Unknown function), whose amino-acid sequence MAGTTARLVFISERDQAAVVFGPEDRGLSSEDIRFCRGPATIPTAGFFSLDPARAVMVMRHEIRRIGRPFYSFRASAISSPTLLENRDGFLIFPPWPMTARSRSILL is encoded by the coding sequence GTGGCCGGGACCACGGCCCGGCTGGTCTTCATTTCAGAACGCGACCAGGCGGCCGTGGTGTTCGGCCCGGAGGACCGGGGCCTGTCCAGCGAAGACATCCGATTCTGCCGCGGGCCGGCCACGATTCCCACGGCGGGATTTTTTTCCCTGGACCCGGCCCGGGCCGTCATGGTCATGCGCCACGAGATCCGCCGGATCGGCCGGCCCTTCTATTCCTTCAGGGCGTCGGCCATCAGCTCTCCCACTCTTTTGGAAAACAGGGACGGGTTTTTGATTTTCCCGCCCTGGCCGATGACGGCCAGATCCAGAAGTATTTTGCTGTAG
- a CDS encoding conserved hypothetical protein (Evidence 4 : Unknown function but conserved in other organisms) has protein sequence MIDNQNYKQLEAILDSIADGVFTTDQNCNIAYFNKAAERITGVSREQAIGQKCFDVFRASICETTCALRKSIQNGQDIINFKVNILNSGGKTIPVSVSTSVIRDKGGDITGGVEIFRDMSTIEELRKEISNRCNFENIISKNREIHNILDILPDIATSGSAVLIEGPSGSGKELFARAIHNLSGRKGKYVAINCAALPDTLLESELFGYKKGAFSDAKKDKPGRFALAEGGSLFLDEIGDISPALQPKLLRALQEKEYDPLGATASVKTDARIITGTNKTLSDLVAQNVFREDLFYRLNVVRLSLPPLSRRREDIPLLIEHFINKFNAAKGKKIESVSERAMGVLMRYDYPGNIRELENFIEYAFVLCHGPVIKTGHLPKDMQTAAPEAPKRAGAPLSRAEADAILDALDKYNGNRMKTAAHLGINKTTLWRKMKKYGITFPVTAKR, from the coding sequence ATGATTGACAATCAAAATTATAAACAATTAGAGGCCATTCTTGATTCAATTGCGGATGGGGTTTTCACCACTGATCAGAACTGCAATATCGCCTATTTCAACAAGGCCGCGGAAAGAATTACAGGCGTGTCAAGGGAACAGGCGATTGGACAGAAATGTTTCGATGTTTTCCGCGCGAGCATATGCGAGACCACCTGCGCCCTTAGAAAATCAATACAAAACGGTCAGGATATCATCAACTTTAAAGTCAATATCCTTAACAGCGGCGGCAAAACCATTCCGGTCAGCGTCAGCACATCGGTCATCAGGGACAAGGGTGGAGACATCACAGGGGGCGTGGAAATTTTCAGGGACATGTCCACCATTGAGGAGTTGCGCAAAGAAATCTCCAACCGGTGTAATTTTGAGAATATCATCAGCAAGAACCGGGAAATACACAATATCCTGGATATTCTTCCGGACATTGCCACAAGCGGCAGCGCGGTCCTTATCGAGGGGCCAAGCGGTTCCGGAAAAGAGCTTTTTGCCAGGGCGATTCATAACCTCAGCGGCAGAAAGGGCAAATATGTGGCCATTAACTGCGCGGCTTTGCCTGACACTCTCCTGGAGTCCGAGCTTTTTGGATATAAGAAAGGCGCTTTTTCCGATGCGAAAAAGGACAAACCGGGTCGTTTTGCCCTTGCTGAAGGAGGGTCTCTCTTCCTTGATGAAATAGGGGATATCTCACCGGCGCTTCAGCCAAAATTACTCAGAGCGCTTCAGGAAAAAGAATATGACCCCCTTGGCGCCACCGCCAGCGTCAAGACAGATGCCCGCATCATCACCGGAACAAACAAAACGCTTTCCGACCTTGTGGCCCAAAATGTTTTTCGCGAGGATCTTTTTTATCGCCTGAATGTGGTGAGGCTTTCTCTTCCACCGCTTTCCCGTCGCAGGGAAGACATCCCCCTTCTGATTGAGCATTTTATTAATAAATTTAACGCCGCCAAGGGAAAAAAAATTGAGTCTGTCTCCGAAAGGGCGATGGGCGTCCTGATGAGATACGATTACCCGGGAAATATTCGGGAGCTGGAAAATTTTATAGAATATGCCTTTGTGCTGTGCCATGGGCCTGTGATCAAGACCGGCCATCTGCCAAAGGATATGCAAACAGCCGCCCCCGAAGCGCCAAAGCGGGCGGGCGCTCCGCTTTCCAGGGCTGAGGCGGACGCCATCCTGGACGCCCTGGACAAATACAATGGGAATCGGATGAAGACGGCGGCGCATCTTGGCATCAACAAAACCACCCTTTGGCGAAAAATGAAAAAATATGGAATCACTTTTCCGGTCACAGCCAAACGATAA
- a CDS encoding hypothetical protein (Evidence 5 : Unknown function), with the protein MNPVKIAIPIFNTRISPRFDCAKRFLVVSLGAGSVDQQALTAESWSPLERVSKLKEWGVNILICGGIDRSSERLLNGFEDLVVYSWVTGEAEDALQCFLKGKLESGLMIGEGGNRSGRWEFKSGHQRRRGRGYRWKKNQVNREKAIDMADEPHLCNHYINGKD; encoded by the coding sequence GTGAACCCCGTGAAAATCGCTATCCCGATTTTTAACACGCGAATCTCTCCCCGCTTCGACTGCGCCAAAAGGTTTCTGGTGGTTTCATTGGGAGCGGGCTCGGTGGATCAGCAGGCGCTGACCGCTGAGTCATGGTCTCCGCTGGAAAGGGTGAGCAAGCTTAAAGAGTGGGGCGTCAATATTTTAATTTGCGGAGGCATAGACAGATCTTCGGAGCGGCTCTTAAATGGTTTTGAGGATTTGGTGGTTTACTCCTGGGTGACCGGGGAAGCGGAAGACGCGTTACAATGTTTTCTCAAAGGAAAACTGGAGTCCGGTCTTATGATCGGCGAAGGGGGAAACAGGTCCGGGCGCTGGGAATTTAAGTCAGGCCATCAAAGACGAAGAGGTCGGGGATATCGCTGGAAAAAAAATCAGGTCAACAGGGAGAAGGCCATAGACATGGCCGATGAACCCCATTTATGCAACCATTATATTAACGGGAAGGACTAA
- a CDS encoding conserved hypothetical protein (Evidence 4 : Unknown function but conserved in other organisms), with protein sequence MPRNDGSGPMGYGPKTGGGFGSCVDGPDPGNLNMSGRGFRKGYGRRRGFERGMGMGRGRGCFGPFNPPATREEERAFLEKHAEALQSRLDAVKQELDDFETEQTRES encoded by the coding sequence ATGCCAAGAAATGACGGGAGCGGGCCAATGGGTTATGGCCCCAAAACAGGCGGAGGTTTTGGTTCTTGTGTGGATGGCCCGGATCCGGGCAATCTGAATATGTCCGGCCGGGGTTTCAGAAAAGGTTATGGGCGCCGGCGCGGTTTTGAAAGGGGAATGGGCATGGGCCGGGGCCGGGGCTGCTTTGGCCCCTTTAATCCCCCGGCAACGCGGGAAGAGGAGCGCGCTTTCCTCGAAAAACACGCGGAAGCGCTTCAAAGCAGGCTTGACGCTGTCAAGCAGGAGCTTGATGACTTTGAAACGGAACAAACCAGGGAAAGCTGA
- a CDS encoding exported hypothetical protein (Evidence 5 : Unknown function), which produces MSSYKKYISMAVSVILMPLAKMAIDKITKKHAKTPQDDPYARESEAYAPESEAYAPETRPLKGRA; this is translated from the coding sequence ATGTCAAGCTATAAAAAATATATTTCAATGGCTGTATCGGTGATATTGATGCCTTTGGCAAAAATGGCGATAGACAAAATAACAAAAAAACATGCCAAAACGCCGCAGGATGACCCCTATGCCCGTGAGAGTGAGGCATATGCCCCTGAGAGTGAGGCATATGCCCCTGAAACCCGCCCGCTTAAGGGCAGAGCATAA
- a CDS encoding conserved hypothetical protein (Evidence 4 : Unknown function but conserved in other organisms), with protein MGTKPPGHGCARAPSPIGDRSLMSTIRKNPGIRITPVFQGNPRSGSGDFPAKKMHPLAAYEKKLLEVIRMDLQLHFFWSFALTILAIFWKPFIIAGLVVTVTKEFLDLTAQKGWSWGDFNWGMAGFFAGVLFIHQAGFWE; from the coding sequence ATGGGAACCAAACCACCCGGACATGGCTGCGCCCGGGCCCCCTCCCCCATTGGGGACAGATCTTTGATGTCCACGATCAGAAAAAATCCAGGCATTCGTATCACGCCGGTTTTCCAGGGAAATCCCCGTTCAGGAAGCGGGGATTTCCCTGCGAAGAAAATGCATCCCCTGGCCGCCTATGAAAAAAAATTATTGGAAGTGATACGAATGGACCTCCAGCTGCACTTTTTCTGGAGTTTCGCATTGACCATTCTGGCCATCTTCTGGAAACCGTTCATCATTGCCGGCCTGGTTGTGACGGTAACAAAGGAATTTTTAGATCTCACCGCCCAAAAAGGCTGGAGCTGGGGCGACTTTAATTGGGGAATGGCGGGTTTTTTTGCCGGCGTTTTATTCATTCATCAAGCAGGCTTTTGGGAGTAA